A region of Calderihabitans maritimus DNA encodes the following proteins:
- a CDS encoding sigma-54-dependent transcriptional regulator has protein sequence MAVETPLILVADDEEHMRSLLVEVLKRWGYRVITAASGAEALEQCRENQVNLAILDVKMPGMSGIEVTKRLKERYPEIAVIILTAYATVRNAVEAMKLGAFDYLTKPFQMDELRLAVEKALTMHRLTAENKVLRSKLALREKFDDFVGYSNVMQQVFQRVAKVAPTDCTVLILGESGTGKSLLARLIHEASSRHQERFVTVNCAALPESLVESELFGYEKGAFTGAATRKPGKFELAHKGTLFLDEISTMSLSAQAKLLNVLQEPKFERIGGTETITVDTRVIAATNRDLKEMVQQGKFREDLYFRLNVVPIELPPLRKRREDIPYLVEYFLRKFNEKFGVEPKTISKEALKLLMSYDWPGNVRELENTVKRMVILSEGKEINTEDLPEHLSREAQRSGVTWEEGDCLDSIMSRIEREVIIEVLSRCNWKRTEAARKLKISRRSLYNKMARLNIIPEKEKKLTRNHGG, from the coding sequence TTGGCCGTTGAAACTCCCTTGATTCTGGTTGCCGACGATGAGGAGCACATGCGGTCCCTCCTGGTGGAAGTTTTGAAGCGCTGGGGTTACAGGGTAATTACAGCGGCCTCAGGTGCCGAGGCTTTGGAACAGTGCCGGGAAAATCAGGTTAACCTGGCTATTCTTGATGTAAAAATGCCGGGAATGTCAGGAATTGAAGTGACCAAGCGGCTGAAAGAAAGATACCCGGAGATAGCGGTAATTATATTGACTGCCTACGCTACGGTACGTAATGCGGTTGAAGCCATGAAATTAGGTGCTTTCGATTACTTGACCAAACCTTTTCAGATGGACGAGCTGCGCCTGGCAGTTGAAAAAGCTCTGACTATGCATCGTCTTACCGCCGAAAATAAAGTGCTGCGCAGTAAACTTGCTCTTAGGGAAAAATTTGACGATTTTGTAGGGTATAGCAATGTGATGCAGCAAGTTTTTCAGCGAGTTGCCAAAGTGGCTCCCACCGATTGTACGGTTCTCATCCTGGGGGAGAGTGGGACGGGCAAAAGTTTGCTGGCCCGCTTGATTCATGAAGCCAGTTCCCGACACCAGGAGCGATTTGTTACGGTAAACTGTGCAGCATTACCGGAGAGTTTAGTAGAAAGCGAGTTGTTTGGGTACGAGAAAGGAGCTTTTACCGGCGCTGCAACCCGTAAGCCGGGAAAATTTGAGCTGGCCCATAAAGGCACGCTATTTTTGGATGAGATCAGCACCATGTCTCTTTCGGCCCAAGCCAAGCTACTAAACGTTCTACAAGAACCAAAGTTTGAAAGGATTGGCGGTACTGAAACCATTACCGTTGACACGCGGGTTATTGCGGCCACAAACCGGGATCTGAAAGAAATGGTACAGCAGGGAAAATTCCGGGAAGACTTGTATTTCCGGCTCAATGTAGTACCCATTGAGCTTCCGCCGTTGCGCAAAAGAAGAGAGGATATTCCTTATCTGGTAGAGTATTTCTTAAGGAAATTTAACGAAAAGTTTGGAGTAGAACCGAAAACGATTTCCAAAGAGGCCTTGAAATTACTAATGAGTTACGATTGGCCGGGTAACGTCCGGGAGCTAGAAAATACGGTGAAGCGAATGGTTATTCTCTCGGAAGGGAAGGAGATCAATACGGAAGACCTTCCTGAACATCTTTCCCGGGAAGCCCAACGTTCTGGCGTTACCTGGGAGGAAGGAGATTGTTTGGACAGTATCATGAGCAGGATTGAAAGAGAAGTTATCATTGAAGTTTTGTCTAGGTGCAATTGGAAGCGTACCGAAGCTGCCCGAAAACTAAAAATTTCCCGCCGGAGCTTGTACAACAAGATGGCCAGACTTAATATTATCCCGGAAAAGGAAAAAAAACTGACCCGTAACCATGGTGGCTGA
- a CDS encoding two-component system sensor histidine kinase NtrB has product MLSSNREYNDSIFESLSSGVITTDLEGYITGMNPAAEKIFGVSRREAQGLHYQFIMVKEERERLSRTVNYVLRTGKTYRGRDVEFQVKGNKKLIINPSISLIKNRRGEALGIAMVVEDVTEKRQLERHLRQAEKLAALGEMAVGVAHEIRNPLGAIHGYSNLVLMEMEEDDPRRRYLEIIIKEAERLTRITQQLLDFAKPSSREFKEINLHQLLDEVLAFFQMETSVHEVAVVKIFAEDLPPLIGDEEGLKQVFLNIFFNSLQAISSAQGEIHVVTSYDPEGEWIVVEISDNGVGIAPENLDRIFDPFFTTKEKGTGLGLAIVHRIVSEHGGLIEVESKVGEGTKFWVKMPSKERMVLLGR; this is encoded by the coding sequence ATGCTTTCCAGCAACCGAGAGTACAACGATAGCATATTTGAAAGTCTTTCCAGCGGTGTTATTACTACCGACTTAGAAGGATATATTACGGGGATGAATCCGGCAGCGGAGAAAATCTTCGGAGTTTCCCGGAGGGAAGCTCAAGGTCTTCATTATCAGTTCATAATGGTAAAAGAGGAAAGAGAAAGGTTGTCTCGTACCGTCAATTATGTCTTGCGGACTGGAAAGACTTATCGAGGGCGGGATGTGGAATTTCAGGTTAAAGGAAACAAAAAGTTGATAATCAACCCCAGCATATCCTTGATTAAAAACCGGCGGGGGGAAGCGCTGGGAATTGCTATGGTAGTGGAAGACGTCACGGAAAAGAGGCAGTTGGAAAGGCACCTGCGGCAAGCGGAAAAACTGGCCGCCCTCGGGGAAATGGCGGTGGGGGTGGCTCATGAAATTCGCAATCCGTTAGGGGCAATTCATGGTTACAGCAATCTGGTATTAATGGAAATGGAGGAAGATGATCCCCGCCGTCGTTATCTGGAAATAATTATTAAAGAAGCCGAACGGCTGACTCGAATTACCCAACAGTTGCTGGATTTTGCCAAGCCTTCTTCCCGGGAGTTTAAAGAAATCAATCTTCATCAGCTTTTAGATGAAGTACTGGCCTTTTTTCAGATGGAAACCTCCGTACACGAGGTAGCGGTAGTAAAAATTTTTGCGGAGGATTTACCGCCGCTTATAGGCGATGAAGAAGGACTTAAACAAGTCTTTCTGAACATCTTTTTTAATTCTTTACAAGCGATTTCTAGTGCCCAAGGAGAAATTCATGTGGTTACCTCTTACGATCCCGAAGGGGAATGGATAGTGGTAGAAATAAGTGATAACGGTGTTGGAATTGCCCCTGAAAACTTGGACCGCATTTTCGATCCTTTCTTTACTACCAAGGAAAAAGGTACCGGTTTGGGGTTGGCGATTGTACATCGGATTGTTTCGGAACATGGTGGATTGATCGAAGTGGAGAGTAAAGTGGGAGAAGGCACAAAGTTTTGGGTAAAGATGCCTTCGAAGGAAAGGATGGTTCTCCTTGGCCGTTGA
- a CDS encoding YicC/YloC family endoribonuclease, whose protein sequence is MLRSMTGYGQGQASGEGKNLNVEIRTVNHRFLDLVIRMPRQYLPLEERIKEIIKEKIFRGRVDVYFQVEDKGEKKRKVKVDKELALAYYSSLKELAQILAIPYNISVFEISQYPDVLVVEEPEEDLEELWPVFRQAVEQALEQLVEMRAQEGMKLREDLLERQKVITRMVREIEEREPVMIENYRDKLSLRIKELARDIEIDEDRLAQEVTFFSERSNITEEIVRLYSHLQQLEETLNSSGPVGRKLDFLVQEMNREINTIGSKAEDLIISRKVVQVKTELEKIREQVQNIE, encoded by the coding sequence ATGCTAAGGAGCATGACTGGATACGGCCAGGGACAGGCCAGTGGAGAAGGCAAGAACCTTAATGTAGAGATTAGAACGGTTAATCACCGGTTTCTAGATTTAGTCATTCGCATGCCTCGACAGTACTTGCCGTTAGAGGAGAGGATTAAGGAAATTATAAAGGAAAAAATTTTTCGGGGTCGCGTAGACGTCTACTTTCAAGTGGAAGATAAGGGAGAGAAAAAGAGAAAGGTCAAGGTTGACAAAGAATTAGCGTTAGCTTATTATAGTTCCTTGAAGGAATTGGCGCAAATTCTGGCAATCCCGTATAATATCAGTGTGTTTGAGATTTCGCAGTATCCTGATGTGCTGGTGGTGGAAGAACCGGAAGAAGATTTGGAAGAGTTATGGCCGGTGTTCCGGCAAGCTGTGGAACAGGCACTGGAGCAACTGGTTGAGATGCGGGCGCAGGAAGGGATGAAACTGAGAGAGGACCTATTGGAACGCCAGAAAGTAATTACGCGTATGGTGCGAGAAATAGAAGAAAGAGAACCGGTCATGATAGAAAATTACCGCGACAAATTGAGCTTGCGGATTAAGGAACTGGCCAGGGATATAGAGATTGATGAAGACCGTTTGGCTCAAGAAGTTACCTTCTTTAGTGAAAGAAGCAATATTACCGAGGAGATTGTACGGCTTTACAGTCATCTGCAACAGCTAGAAGAAACTTTAAATTCTTCGGGACCGGTAGGAAGAAAGCTCGATTTCTTAGTTCAGGAGATGAACCGCGAAATTAACACTATCGGTTCAAAAGCGGAAGACCTGATAATCAGCCGGAAAGTGGTTCAGGTTAAAACGGAGTTAGAAAAGATCAGAGAACAGGTGCAAAATATTGAGTAG
- the dapF gene encoding diaminopimelate epimerase produces MRFVKMHGLGNDFVVVDGRKEQLPEDLSELSRRVCDRHFGVGADGLVFIMPSDKADVRMRIFNPDGSEAEMCGNAIRCVAKYLYEKNIIPKEKIEIETLAGVMVPEIIKKNGEITGVRVDMGEPVLEPRQIPMEDKGPGPVVGRILSVKGREFSITAVSMGNPHCVIFVPEVDKVPLKEWGPELETHPVFPRRTNVEFVEVLNRREVRMRVWERGAGETLACGTGACATVVASVLNDRTDREVTVHLQGGDLQIYWSPEDNRVYMTGPAVDVFEGRLLI; encoded by the coding sequence ATGAGATTTGTCAAAATGCATGGTCTTGGTAATGATTTTGTAGTGGTTGACGGACGGAAGGAACAGCTTCCTGAAGATCTGAGTGAATTAAGCCGGCGTGTTTGCGACCGTCATTTTGGTGTAGGAGCGGATGGCCTAGTGTTTATAATGCCTTCGGATAAAGCTGATGTCAGGATGCGAATATTCAATCCTGACGGCTCAGAAGCGGAGATGTGCGGCAATGCCATTCGCTGTGTTGCCAAATATCTTTATGAGAAAAATATAATTCCCAAGGAAAAGATTGAAATAGAAACATTGGCGGGAGTTATGGTTCCCGAAATAATCAAGAAGAATGGTGAAATAACTGGTGTAAGAGTGGACATGGGCGAGCCTGTTTTAGAGCCTCGGCAAATTCCCATGGAAGATAAGGGTCCCGGACCGGTTGTGGGTAGAATTCTTTCGGTAAAGGGAAGAGAATTTTCCATAACTGCCGTTTCCATGGGTAATCCTCATTGCGTTATTTTTGTACCAGAGGTGGACAAGGTCCCTTTGAAAGAATGGGGGCCGGAATTGGAAACTCATCCGGTTTTCCCTCGTAGGACTAACGTGGAATTTGTAGAGGTCCTGAACCGAAGAGAAGTTCGGATGCGTGTCTGGGAGAGAGGAGCAGGTGAGACGTTAGCCTGCGGAACGGGTGCCTGCGCAACAGTAGTGGCTTCGGTGTTGAACGACAGGACTGACCGGGAGGTAACCGTTCATCTCCAGGGAGGAGACCTGCAAATATATTGGTCTCCCGAGGACAACCGAGTCTATATGACTGGTCCTGCGGTAGATGTTTTTGAGGGCCGGTTACTTATATAA
- a CDS encoding cation-translocating P-type ATPase — MVLRQWYQLSPSEVVEALASDPVNGLTDAEAEMRRESFGPNQLKDSRKISLLHIFFSQFTDFMVLVLLAATLVSALLGEYVDAVTILAIVVLNAALGFIQEYRAEKSMEALKRLAAPEARVIRNGREQRIPAQELVPGDIVLLETGDRVPADVRLLETVRMEIEESTLTGESVPVKKNKEPIPQKELGLADRKNMAFLGTVVTRGRGRGIVVATGMDTEMGQIAGMIQEAEAEETPLQKRLGFLGRWLVAFCLIICVVVVITGVLRGEPLYRMFLAGVSLAVAAIPEGLPAIVTVALAVGVQKMVARNAIIRRLPAVETLGCATVICSDKTGTLTKNEMTVRRLWCNGRLVEVTGEGYAPQGDFYLQGKKVNPRKDRALWLLLKIGSLCNNAILKRNGIPIAGMFRRQGKKAWSIAGDPTEGALLVAAAKAGIWREHVEKEEERLEEIPFEPEKKRMSVIYRDSRGTVRVYVKGAPDVILNLCRSVYYNDRIVPLTPALSSQLAEQNEAMAGDALRVLAFAYKEIREEDLGNSEELEKDLIFVGLAG; from the coding sequence ATGGTGCTGAGACAATGGTACCAGTTATCACCTTCGGAGGTGGTAGAAGCTTTAGCGAGTGATCCGGTTAATGGCTTAACGGATGCAGAAGCTGAAATGAGAAGGGAGAGCTTCGGACCGAATCAACTTAAAGACAGCAGGAAAATTTCTCTCCTGCATATATTTTTTAGTCAATTCACCGACTTTATGGTTTTAGTTTTGCTTGCTGCAACCCTAGTATCGGCCTTGTTGGGAGAATATGTAGACGCAGTTACTATTCTGGCTATTGTGGTGCTTAATGCAGCTCTGGGTTTTATTCAGGAATATCGCGCGGAAAAATCCATGGAAGCGTTGAAACGTCTTGCTGCTCCGGAAGCCAGAGTGATAAGAAACGGTAGAGAACAGAGAATTCCGGCCCAAGAGCTGGTTCCCGGTGACATTGTCTTATTGGAAACCGGAGACCGGGTTCCTGCTGATGTACGACTATTGGAAACGGTTCGCATGGAAATAGAAGAATCTACTTTAACCGGGGAATCGGTACCGGTTAAAAAAAATAAGGAGCCTATTCCCCAAAAAGAATTAGGCCTGGCGGATCGGAAGAATATGGCTTTTCTCGGAACGGTTGTGACCCGGGGACGGGGCCGGGGGATAGTGGTAGCTACCGGTATGGATACAGAAATGGGGCAGATAGCCGGAATGATACAGGAGGCAGAAGCGGAGGAAACGCCTCTACAAAAACGGCTGGGTTTCCTGGGAAGGTGGCTGGTGGCTTTTTGCCTGATAATATGTGTTGTGGTAGTCATCACCGGCGTATTACGGGGAGAACCTCTTTATCGTATGTTTTTGGCGGGAGTAAGTCTGGCGGTCGCTGCTATACCGGAAGGCCTTCCGGCTATCGTAACTGTGGCCCTAGCTGTAGGTGTACAAAAAATGGTAGCCCGGAATGCAATTATCAGAAGACTTCCGGCGGTTGAAACTTTAGGTTGTGCTACCGTAATTTGTTCCGACAAAACGGGTACTCTTACTAAAAATGAAATGACTGTACGACGTTTATGGTGTAACGGTCGCCTGGTGGAAGTTACCGGCGAAGGTTATGCTCCTCAAGGAGATTTCTACCTGCAAGGCAAGAAGGTTAATCCGCGAAAAGATAGGGCTCTTTGGCTACTGTTAAAGATAGGTTCTCTCTGCAACAATGCAATTTTGAAACGCAACGGGATACCCATAGCTGGAATGTTCCGCCGGCAGGGTAAAAAAGCATGGAGCATAGCTGGAGACCCTACAGAAGGAGCGCTACTGGTAGCCGCGGCAAAAGCAGGAATTTGGCGGGAACATGTAGAAAAAGAAGAGGAACGTTTGGAGGAGATTCCTTTTGAACCAGAGAAAAAAAGAATGTCGGTCATTTACCGGGATTCCCGGGGGACCGTCCGAGTTTACGTCAAAGGTGCCCCGGATGTAATTCTCAACCTTTGTCGTAGCGTTTATTATAACGACCGGATTGTGCCTTTGACCCCGGCCCTGAGTTCGCAGTTGGCTGAGCAGAACGAAGCGATGGCCGGAGATGCCCTAAGGGTTTTAGCCTTTGCCTACAAAGAAATACGGGAGGAAGATCTGGGAAATAGCGAAGAATTGGAAAAAGATCTGATCTTCGTAGGATTGGCGGGGG
- a CDS encoding LL-diaminopimelate aminotransferase produces MQQASRLRQLPPYLFARIEKKIEEMKERGVDIISLGIGDPDRPTPQHVIEKLAEQAQNPENHRYPTSVGMLEYRKAVAEWYERRFGVSLDPKSEVVTLIGSKEGIGHISFCYVDPGDINLVPDPAYPVYGIGTLLAGGEPYLMPLREENGFLPDLESIPSEVARKAKLMFLNYPNNPTGALADEEFFRQVVEFAKNYDLIVCHDAAYSEITFDGYQAPSFLQVEGAKEVGIEFNSLSKPFNMTGWRIGWAVGNSEVIEALGRLKSNLDSGAFQAIQYAAIEALRGPQDAVRQMQEIYRERRDLVVEGLNSMGWNLKKPKATFYVWAPVPKGYTSSEFAEMLIEKAGVIVTPGIGYGQSGEGYFRIALCLEKDRIQEALERMKKALGKVEF; encoded by the coding sequence TTGCAACAAGCAAGTCGACTTCGGCAACTTCCACCTTACCTTTTCGCTCGAATTGAGAAGAAAATCGAAGAAATGAAGGAAAGAGGAGTAGACATTATCAGTTTAGGTATCGGGGATCCTGACCGTCCTACTCCCCAACATGTAATTGAGAAATTGGCGGAACAGGCTCAGAATCCGGAAAATCACCGTTATCCGACTTCGGTGGGAATGCTGGAGTACCGGAAGGCGGTAGCGGAATGGTATGAGCGGCGCTTTGGGGTAAGTCTTGACCCTAAGAGCGAGGTGGTAACTCTTATTGGTTCCAAAGAAGGTATTGGACATATCTCTTTTTGCTACGTTGACCCGGGAGATATTAATCTAGTACCTGATCCTGCCTATCCTGTTTACGGTATTGGTACCCTTTTGGCCGGGGGCGAACCTTACCTGATGCCGTTGCGGGAAGAGAACGGTTTCCTGCCGGATTTGGAATCCATTCCCAGTGAGGTGGCCCGAAAAGCCAAATTAATGTTCCTCAATTATCCCAATAATCCTACGGGAGCCTTGGCGGATGAGGAGTTTTTCCGTCAGGTAGTAGAGTTTGCCAAGAATTATGACCTTATTGTATGCCATGATGCGGCGTACAGTGAAATTACCTTTGACGGCTATCAGGCACCAAGTTTCCTTCAGGTGGAGGGAGCCAAAGAGGTAGGCATTGAATTCAACTCCCTGTCCAAGCCGTTCAATATGACGGGATGGCGTATAGGCTGGGCGGTTGGAAATAGCGAGGTCATTGAAGCTTTAGGAAGGTTAAAGTCCAATTTAGATTCAGGTGCCTTTCAGGCCATCCAGTATGCGGCCATAGAAGCATTAAGAGGGCCCCAGGATGCAGTGCGGCAAATGCAGGAAATCTATCGGGAAAGAAGAGATTTGGTCGTGGAAGGCCTTAACTCGATGGGTTGGAACCTGAAAAAGCCTAAGGCTACGTTCTATGTCTGGGCTCCGGTACCTAAAGGTTATACTTCGAGTGAATTTGCGGAAATGTTGATCGAAAAAGCGGGAGTAATAGTCACTCCCGGTATTGGTTACGGGCAAAGCGGGGAAGGATATTTCCGCATCGCCTTATGTCTAGAAAAAGACCGCATTCAGGAAGCGCTGGAACGTATGAAAAAAGCGTTGGGTAAAGTGGAATTTTAG
- a CDS encoding cation-translocating P-type ATPase, whose amino-acid sequence VTGDQQATARAIASELGLLDGEKLVITGKDLDNLSDEELAEKINHIAVVARVSPKHKLRIVRAFKRSGHVVAMTGDGVNDAPAVKEADVGISMGKSGTDVTKEASAMVLADDNFATIVAAIEEGRAIYDNIRKFIRYLLSCNVGEVLTMFLGALLGLPLPLLPIQILWVNLVTDGLPALALGVDPANPDIMLRPPRSPRESIFAHGLGRKILGQGFKIGVGTLIVFILGVFLGEGELATARTMAFTTLVISQLLYVFECRSDYYSAFEAGLFSNKYLLLAVAGSVAMQLAVIYLPALQSVFKTVSLNGFHWTVILLFGAWDTFLKGFHHLVWAPIKRKWAGLWA is encoded by the coding sequence GTCACCGGCGACCAGCAGGCCACAGCTCGAGCAATCGCTTCGGAGTTGGGGCTGCTGGATGGGGAAAAGCTGGTGATAACAGGAAAGGATCTGGATAATCTTTCTGATGAAGAACTGGCGGAAAAAATAAACCATATCGCCGTGGTAGCCCGGGTTTCCCCAAAGCACAAGTTGCGTATCGTGCGAGCCTTTAAACGTTCCGGTCATGTGGTGGCTATGACCGGTGACGGGGTCAATGATGCTCCTGCCGTAAAAGAAGCAGATGTAGGAATATCTATGGGCAAAAGCGGGACTGACGTTACCAAAGAAGCCTCCGCTATGGTTTTGGCCGACGATAATTTTGCTACTATTGTTGCAGCAATAGAAGAAGGACGGGCGATCTACGATAATATCCGGAAGTTTATCCGTTATCTCCTATCATGTAACGTGGGAGAAGTGCTGACCATGTTCCTCGGGGCACTCCTGGGACTACCGCTACCCCTATTACCGATACAGATTTTGTGGGTTAATTTGGTTACCGACGGCCTGCCGGCCCTTGCCCTAGGGGTAGATCCAGCGAATCCTGACATCATGTTACGGCCTCCTCGAAGTCCTCGGGAAAGCATTTTTGCCCATGGTTTGGGCAGAAAAATACTGGGTCAGGGATTTAAAATAGGTGTGGGAACTTTGATAGTGTTTATTTTGGGGGTGTTCTTAGGGGAAGGAGAGCTTGCTACGGCCAGAACTATGGCCTTTACCACCCTGGTCATTTCCCAGCTGTTATATGTTTTCGAGTGCAGGTCCGATTATTATTCCGCATTTGAGGCGGGATTGTTTTCTAACAAATACTTGCTCTTGGCTGTAGCCGGATCGGTAGCCATGCAACTGGCCGTAATTTATTTACCGGCTCTCCAGTCCGTGTTCAAGACGGTATCCCTCAATGGCTTTCACTGGACTGTAATCTTGCTGTTTGGTGCATGGGATACGTTTCTAAAAGGTTTTCATCACTTGGTTTGGGCTCCAATAAAACGTAAATGGGCAGGCCTATGGGCATAA
- a CDS encoding Rqc2 family fibronectin-binding protein, with protein sequence MAYDGVVLAAVRQELNTTILQGRIERIYQPQKELVLFHIHQKGQTHKLLFSVQAASARVHLTRQNWENPPAPPSFCMLLRKHLEGGRVVKIEQPGLERILRLFIQNYNEMGELTEKVLIAEIMGKHSNLILLDPKTNNIIDGIKRYTFAVNRYREVFPGKPYLPPPPQEKLFPLEVAEETFREKLLYSPLSQKLNRILLQNFEGFSPQTCTEIVFRAGLEADTVLDQCGEYEITRLWQAFKEVVENIREGRFCPTLIKLDETYQAFSVLDLTQYPETSHLHPSTISSALDLFYTAKQLQERIKQQRSSLIQLVEREINRLSKKLSHQMQILSEAEKAEKYRMAGDLVTANIYRLRKGDKILRAENFYHPEAEEVIIELNPELTPAQNAQFYYKKYNKLKRSSQRAREEIEPLRNEIYYLESVLHSLENADDEEHLEEIRGELVATGYLKKQPSPKKEKEKTPAPNAPLSFLSSDGLEILVGKNNRQNDFLTFKLAGGNDMWLHVKDYPGSHVIIKTPFTQNIPSRTLEEAAQLAAFYSKARHAPKVAVDYTQRKNVRKPKGAKPGMVLYEAYKTILVTPAKAVSEKTKNG encoded by the coding sequence GTGGCATATGATGGCGTAGTTTTGGCTGCGGTCAGGCAAGAGCTGAATACCACCATCCTACAAGGACGGATTGAACGTATCTACCAACCCCAAAAGGAACTTGTTCTATTCCATATACACCAGAAAGGACAGACCCATAAACTCCTTTTTTCAGTTCAGGCTGCCAGTGCGCGGGTACATCTGACCAGGCAGAATTGGGAAAATCCCCCCGCACCACCTTCGTTTTGTATGCTGCTGCGCAAGCACCTGGAGGGGGGACGCGTTGTTAAAATAGAACAACCGGGCCTAGAAAGAATACTCCGCCTCTTCATACAAAATTACAATGAAATGGGTGAATTGACCGAAAAAGTTCTGATTGCGGAAATCATGGGCAAACACAGCAATTTAATTTTGCTGGACCCGAAGACTAATAATATCATAGATGGTATAAAGCGGTATACTTTTGCCGTGAACCGCTACCGGGAAGTTTTTCCCGGAAAACCTTACCTACCCCCTCCCCCGCAGGAAAAACTGTTTCCTCTTGAAGTCGCTGAGGAAACTTTTCGGGAAAAATTGCTGTACTCACCTTTATCCCAAAAGTTAAATCGTATTCTCCTCCAGAATTTTGAAGGTTTTAGCCCTCAAACCTGTACGGAAATCGTCTTTCGGGCGGGCCTGGAAGCGGATACAGTTCTCGACCAGTGCGGCGAATACGAAATCACTCGTCTCTGGCAGGCATTCAAAGAAGTGGTCGAGAATATCCGGGAAGGGCGTTTCTGTCCTACTTTAATAAAACTCGACGAAACATACCAGGCCTTTTCCGTCCTCGATCTGACTCAATACCCGGAAACCTCCCACCTTCACCCGTCAACCATAAGTTCCGCCTTGGACCTCTTTTACACAGCCAAACAGTTGCAAGAAAGGATTAAACAGCAGCGTTCCAGTTTAATCCAATTAGTAGAGCGGGAAATTAACCGACTGAGTAAGAAGCTATCGCACCAGATGCAGATTCTGTCGGAAGCGGAAAAGGCGGAAAAGTATCGTATGGCCGGCGACCTCGTCACAGCAAACATATACCGCTTGCGCAAAGGGGATAAGATCCTGCGAGCGGAAAACTTTTACCATCCTGAGGCAGAAGAAGTTATCATTGAGTTAAACCCTGAATTAACCCCGGCTCAAAATGCCCAATTTTATTACAAAAAATATAATAAGCTTAAGAGAAGCTCTCAGAGAGCCCGGGAGGAGATTGAACCTCTCCGAAATGAGATATACTATCTGGAAAGCGTTTTGCACAGCCTGGAAAACGCCGATGATGAAGAGCACCTGGAAGAAATACGTGGGGAACTGGTTGCTACCGGCTATCTTAAAAAGCAACCCTCGCCGAAAAAGGAAAAAGAAAAAACACCGGCTCCGAATGCCCCTCTTTCTTTTCTTTCCTCTGATGGCTTGGAAATTTTAGTCGGAAAGAACAACCGCCAGAACGACTTTCTCACTTTTAAGCTGGCCGGCGGAAACGACATGTGGCTTCACGTTAAAGACTATCCCGGATCTCATGTTATTATCAAAACCCCTTTCACGCAAAATATACCTTCCAGGACCTTGGAGGAAGCCGCTCAACTGGCCGCCTTTTACAGCAAGGCCCGTCACGCGCCTAAAGTAGCCGTCGATTACACGCAGAGAAAAAACGTACGGAAACCAAAAGGGGCTAAACCGGGTATGGTTTTATACGAAGCTTATAAAACCATTCTAGTAACTCCTGCTAAAGCAGTATCGGAAAAAACAAAAAACGGCTGA
- the remA gene encoding extracellular matrix/biofilm regulator RemA, with product MSIRLVNVGFGNIVAANRIIAIVSPESAPIKRIIQEARDRGMLIDATYGRRTRAVIITDSDHVILSAVQPETVAHRLAAREENSQPGQTEEGE from the coding sequence TTGAGCATCAGACTGGTTAATGTGGGATTTGGTAATATAGTAGCGGCCAACCGGATAATTGCCATTGTAAGTCCGGAATCGGCTCCTATTAAACGTATTATCCAAGAAGCCCGCGACCGGGGCATGTTAATTGATGCTACTTACGGCCGTCGTACCAGAGCAGTGATTATTACGGACAGCGATCATGTAATCCTATCCGCGGTTCAACCGGAAACGGTGGCCCATCGACTGGCGGCCAGAGAGGAGAACAGTCAGCCCGGCCAAACGGAAGAGGGAGAATAG
- the gmk gene encoding guanylate kinase — protein MKETCDQGLLIVISGPSGAGKGTLCSALQRKMPNLRYSISATTRPPRKGEIDGVNYYFFSKEEFLKKVEAGEFLEWAEVYGNYYGTLKSEVGKLLKQGADVLLEIDIQGAMQIKKKFPQAVFIFIVPPSLEELRKRIIKRGTDSPEVIEKRLRCAADELSFIDEYDYVVVNDELEKALDKLVAIITAEKCRSRRVRLF, from the coding sequence ATCAAAGAAACTTGCGACCAAGGATTATTAATAGTGATCTCCGGGCCGTCAGGGGCAGGTAAGGGCACGTTGTGCAGTGCGTTACAGCGGAAAATGCCGAATTTGAGGTATTCAATATCTGCTACGACGCGGCCGCCCCGAAAGGGAGAAATCGACGGGGTCAATTACTATTTTTTTAGTAAAGAAGAATTTCTTAAGAAAGTAGAGGCCGGTGAATTCCTGGAATGGGCAGAAGTTTACGGTAATTATTACGGCACTTTGAAATCAGAAGTCGGCAAACTGCTTAAGCAAGGCGCGGATGTCCTGCTGGAAATAGACATCCAAGGCGCTATGCAAATCAAAAAGAAGTTTCCGCAGGCTGTATTCATATTCATAGTACCTCCTTCACTGGAAGAACTACGAAAAAGGATAATAAAAAGAGGTACGGATAGCCCTGAAGTGATAGAAAAACGTCTGCGCTGTGCTGCCGACGAGTTGTCATTTATAGATGAATATGATTACGTAGTGGTTAACGACGAATTGGAAAAAGCGCTCGACAAATTAGTCGCCATTATTACTGCCGAAAAATGTCGATCCCGTCGTGTAAGATTATTTTAA